Within the Clostridium scatologenes genome, the region GCTGCTATTAGTGCATTAATTTGAATGCATGAAGTTTCTAGAGAAACCACTTCTTTTTTATCATGTTTTGCTCTGTTAATAAACATAAGATCTATTCCATAAATAGATTTATATCCATACTTTTTCATAAGTCTTTGATGCAATATGAAATAAAAAGTTTTAGGTGGATATTTGGAGCATTTTTCAAAATTTAAACCTAATTCTTTACATAGTTTTTTATATTTAAAGCTATTTTCATTTTGCAAGAACTCAGGTTCAAAGTTCTCATTATTTGTAGGGATTCTCATAGTAGGTGGATTAGCTAAACATTTAAAGTAATCTATTTTATTTTTAAATTTAGTGATATCCAATTCTACAGCAAGCTTTGTACTATTCATATAAGCTTCCTCAACTGCACTATTAAAACATACCTTTTTATTATTTCCAAGATGTATTGAGCCGCCAATATAAAAATAGCATTTCTTATTTTCTAGTTTGTAAAAAATACCATCATAAACTTTTTTATTCTTTAATTTGTTAACTTTATTTAATAAAGGTCTTAATTTTAGTTTTTTTATATTGATAAATGTGTAACTAGACATAAGAACCTCTTAAAAAATTATTCACATAGTAATATATTGTACTAAATCATATATTATTCACTATTAATGAATATAGATAGATTTTAAGCATAGAATCTATAAGTAGATCAATTTAGAAATTTAGGAGGTATTTTTGTGAAAATTTATGTGATGTGTGAACCATCTAAATTTAGCAAAT harbors:
- a CDS encoding TraB/GumN family protein, translated to MSSYTFINIKKLKLRPLLNKVNKLKNKKVYDGIFYKLENKKCYFYIGGSIHLGNNKKVCFNSAVEEAYMNSTKLAVELDITKFKNKIDYFKCLANPPTMRIPTNNENFEPEFLQNENSFKYKKLCKELGLNFEKCSKYPPKTFYFILHQRLMKKYGYKSIYGIDLMFINRAKHDKKEVVSLETSCIQINALIAAANMSPECLGNSSIKNLKDLETSMKLLSKMHNAVFEGDALTLVNDIFTYKPLNESDKNNLNTLLFERNENMANKIESLINSQEVYFVIVGASHVIGKGGLLKLFKDKGYKISRLK